A genome region from Arthrobacter sp. SLBN-100 includes the following:
- a CDS encoding fluoride efflux transporter FluC translates to MTAAALVGVFGVAGALLRFAVDSWFAHHTSIRSARGLEARGSGIRGTGHRERLHWPWATLSVNVLGCFVIGAAHAMALKFGLAPEWHAALATGLAGALTTFSSWTTATVRLLTEARFGSAALNVAANLVLGFGAAAAGLALATQG, encoded by the coding sequence ATGACGGCGGCTGCGCTGGTGGGCGTGTTTGGGGTTGCCGGTGCGCTGCTCCGTTTTGCGGTGGACAGCTGGTTCGCCCATCACACATCGATCCGTTCTGCCCGCGGCCTGGAGGCCCGTGGCTCCGGAATCCGCGGCACCGGACACAGGGAGCGGCTGCACTGGCCCTGGGCCACGCTGTCCGTGAACGTCCTGGGGTGCTTCGTTATCGGCGCCGCCCACGCCATGGCCCTCAAATTCGGGCTGGCCCCGGAGTGGCACGCTGCACTTGCCACCGGACTCGCCGGCGCCCTCACAACCTTCAGTTCCTGGACCACGGCCACTGTGCGCCTGCTCACTGAAGCACGGTTCGGATCCGCGGCGCTGAACGTGGCTGCCAACCTGGTTCTTGGTTTTGGCGCAGCTGCGGCGGGGCTTGCCCTGGCCACCCAGGGTTAG
- a CDS encoding fluoride efflux transporter FluC, with amino-acid sequence MKPAGIPAARAWLAVAVGALIGTELRYGLGLAFPDFPGSVPWATLWINVGGSFVLALLTTVWIARPQTAFWLRAGLGPGLLGSFTTFSAVVFAVDQLARAGGHLAWIAYLVLSLLLGLAAAGTGWRSGKVVADRLNGRSGSRFGGRP; translated from the coding sequence ATGAAGCCTGCCGGCATACCGGCCGCCCGTGCCTGGTTGGCTGTTGCCGTTGGGGCCCTGATCGGTACTGAACTGCGGTATGGGTTGGGACTGGCGTTTCCGGATTTTCCGGGGTCCGTGCCGTGGGCCACCCTGTGGATCAACGTGGGTGGAAGCTTTGTCCTGGCATTGCTGACCACGGTGTGGATCGCCCGGCCCCAGACCGCGTTCTGGCTTCGCGCGGGCCTGGGCCCCGGCCTCCTGGGATCCTTCACGACATTCTCCGCTGTGGTGTTCGCGGTGGACCAGCTGGCGCGGGCAGGTGGACACCTTGCGTGGATCGCCTACCTGGTGTTGTCGTTGCTGCTGGGGCTGGCCGCGGCCGGTACGGGATGGCGGTCCGGGAAGGTTGTGGCGGACCGGTTGAACGGGCGCAGTGGCAGCCGGTTTGGCGGGCGTCCATGA
- a CDS encoding S1C family serine protease, translating to MVPAREPNEEEYDDVALDSYSKTVMRVAEAVTPHVAAIEMTSNRRNGRFRVGAGSAVLFTEDGYLLTNSHVVAGTHQGHAAFADGSRTNLELVGVDPLSDLAVVRGRAPKVAPAQFGDAETLRVGQLVIAVGNPLGLAGSVTAGVVSGLGRAIPVWSGGNRRVIEDVIQTDAALNPGSSGGALADSRGRIVGINTAVAGAGLGLAVPINSTTRRIISALLKDGRVRRAYLGVVSTPIRLSASAVIRTGQRDALRVVEVLAGSPAGRAGLLAGDIILTAGSRPVSNAESLQKLLFADAIGQPLRVRVLRDGQEMDLVAVPEEMPANG from the coding sequence ATGGTCCCGGCCCGTGAGCCCAATGAAGAAGAGTACGACGACGTTGCGCTGGATTCGTATTCGAAGACAGTGATGCGCGTGGCTGAGGCAGTCACGCCCCACGTAGCTGCCATTGAGATGACCAGCAACCGGCGGAACGGCCGGTTCCGTGTGGGGGCGGGCTCCGCCGTGCTTTTCACCGAAGACGGCTATCTCCTGACGAATTCGCACGTGGTGGCAGGCACGCACCAGGGCCATGCCGCCTTCGCCGACGGCAGCCGGACCAACCTTGAACTCGTGGGCGTGGACCCGTTGTCCGACCTTGCGGTGGTCCGCGGCAGGGCACCCAAGGTGGCCCCCGCGCAGTTCGGCGACGCCGAGACACTGCGCGTCGGCCAGTTGGTCATCGCCGTCGGGAATCCCCTTGGACTGGCGGGGTCGGTGACTGCAGGCGTCGTCAGCGGCCTGGGCCGGGCCATTCCGGTGTGGTCGGGCGGCAACCGGCGGGTCATCGAGGACGTCATCCAGACGGACGCCGCGCTAAATCCGGGCAGCTCCGGCGGCGCCCTGGCCGATTCCCGTGGGCGGATCGTGGGAATAAACACTGCTGTGGCCGGCGCCGGGCTGGGACTGGCAGTACCCATCAACTCCACCACGCGCCGGATCATCTCGGCGCTGCTGAAGGACGGCCGCGTCAGGAGGGCTTACCTCGGCGTTGTCAGCACACCGATCAGGCTCAGTGCGAGCGCGGTGATCAGGACGGGGCAGCGCGACGCACTCAGGGTGGTGGAAGTGCTGGCCGGATCGCCTGCGGGCCGCGCCGGCCTGCTGGCGGGAGACATCATCCTGACAGCCGGAAGCCGTCCCGTCAGCAATGCTGAAAGCCTGCAGAAGCTGCTGTTCGCCGATGCGATTGGCCAGCCGCTGCGGGTCCGTGTGCTGAGGGACGGCCAGGAAATGGACCTTGTGGCCGTGCCGGAAGAAATGCCCGCAAACGGGTGA
- the aroA gene encoding 3-phosphoshikimate 1-carboxyvinyltransferase produces the protein MTAPAAAARDNSGTFLPHWPAPFASRPVDATVTVPGSKSLTNRYLVLAALADGPSRLRAPLHSRDSALMIEALRQLGATISEVPGNGAFGPDLEVLPIPADAAPSAARIDCGLAGTVMRFVPPLAALRNGASLFDGDPHARNRPMGTIIEALKALGVAVSAEDGSTPSSLPFVVQGTGEVRGGHLVIDASASSQFVSALLLVGARFIEGLHLEHVGKPVPSLDHINMTVAVLRGAGVVVDDSVPNHWVVAPGPIRAFDQRIEQDLSNAGPFLAAALASGGTVRIPGWPEQTQQVGDLWRSILAEMGADVSLRDGVLTVTGGAEIKGADFADTSELAPTVAALCALATGPSRLTGIAHLRGHETDRLAALVTEINRLGGDAEETSDGLVIRPARLHAGVVHSYADHRMATAGAILGLAVEGVQVEDIATTAKTMPDFPRLWADMLAQTGSTGTGAEGSTGGAEH, from the coding sequence ATGACCGCACCAGCCGCTGCCGCCCGGGACAACTCCGGAACATTCCTCCCCCACTGGCCCGCCCCCTTCGCCTCCCGACCGGTGGATGCCACGGTCACGGTGCCGGGCTCGAAGTCGTTGACCAACCGGTACCTGGTGCTCGCCGCACTCGCCGACGGTCCGTCGCGCCTGCGCGCACCGCTGCACTCCAGGGACTCCGCGCTGATGATCGAGGCGCTCCGCCAGCTTGGTGCCACCATCAGCGAGGTACCGGGGAACGGGGCCTTCGGGCCGGATCTTGAGGTCCTCCCGATCCCGGCAGACGCGGCACCGTCCGCTGCAAGGATCGACTGCGGCCTCGCCGGCACGGTGATGCGGTTCGTGCCGCCGCTGGCCGCGCTGCGTAACGGTGCCAGCCTGTTCGACGGCGACCCGCACGCCCGCAATCGCCCCATGGGGACGATCATCGAGGCGCTGAAGGCGCTGGGTGTGGCTGTATCCGCTGAAGATGGCAGCACGCCGTCGTCCTTGCCGTTCGTGGTGCAAGGCACAGGCGAAGTCCGTGGCGGCCACCTGGTCATCGACGCAAGCGCCTCGTCGCAGTTTGTGTCGGCTCTGCTGTTGGTGGGTGCCAGGTTTATCGAGGGGCTGCACCTGGAGCATGTCGGCAAACCGGTGCCAAGCCTGGACCACATCAATATGACGGTTGCCGTCCTGCGGGGCGCCGGCGTTGTGGTTGACGATTCAGTCCCGAACCACTGGGTGGTTGCTCCCGGGCCCATCCGAGCCTTCGATCAGCGGATCGAGCAGGACCTCTCCAACGCCGGGCCATTCCTGGCCGCGGCCCTGGCCTCCGGCGGAACCGTCCGGATTCCAGGCTGGCCGGAACAGACGCAGCAGGTAGGGGATCTCTGGCGCAGCATCCTGGCCGAGATGGGGGCCGACGTCAGCCTGCGCGACGGCGTCCTCACCGTCACCGGCGGAGCGGAAATCAAGGGCGCGGATTTCGCGGACACCAGCGAACTGGCCCCCACAGTGGCCGCACTCTGCGCCCTGGCCACCGGCCCCTCCCGGCTCACCGGAATCGCGCACCTGCGCGGGCACGAGACGGACCGGCTGGCAGCCCTTGTCACCGAGATCAACCGCCTGGGCGGCGACGCCGAGGAGACCAGCGACGGCCTGGTGATCCGGCCTGCCAGGCTGCACGCCGGCGTTGTGCACAGTTATGCGGACCACCGCATGGCCACCGCCGGAGCCATCCTTGGCCTGGCTGTGGAGGGGGTCCAGGTGGAGGACATCGCCACCACCGCCAAGACCATGCCGGACTTTCCCCGGCTGTGGGCGGACATGCTGGCCCAGACGGGCTCCACCGGTACTGGGGCGGAAGGTTCAACCGGTGGCGCGGAGCACTGA
- a CDS encoding DoxX family protein: MSFVRTLARPMLASSFVLAGMDKLKNADDTAQQLSPLLSKATAALPFQTDEKTLARIIGGTQVGAGVLFGLGKFSRLSAAVLTVISLLNTFVEWRSADISSKEGRGNRRNQLLKNLSLSGGALLASVDTAGRPGLAWRAEHLAADARKGAAHLAADARKTTNKKLHNADKAVRRAVEQATGA; this comes from the coding sequence ATGTCCTTTGTCCGCACACTCGCACGGCCCATGCTGGCTTCCAGTTTCGTTCTTGCCGGAATGGATAAGCTCAAAAACGCCGACGATACCGCGCAACAGCTCTCGCCCCTGCTGAGCAAGGCAACGGCCGCGTTGCCGTTCCAGACTGATGAGAAGACACTGGCCCGGATTATCGGCGGCACACAGGTGGGCGCCGGTGTCCTGTTCGGACTGGGAAAGTTCTCCCGTCTTTCAGCTGCCGTGCTGACCGTGATTTCCCTGCTCAACACGTTCGTCGAGTGGCGCAGCGCTGACATCAGCAGCAAGGAAGGCCGCGGAAACCGCCGCAACCAGCTGCTGAAGAACCTGTCCTTGAGCGGCGGCGCATTGCTTGCTTCCGTGGACACGGCAGGCAGGCCGGGGCTCGCGTGGCGCGCCGAACACCTGGCGGCCGACGCGAGGAAGGGGGCCGCGCACCTGGCCGCCGACGCCCGGAAGACCACCAACAAGAAGCTGCACAACGCCGACAAGGCCGTCCGCCGCGCCGTCGAGCAGGCCACGGGGGCATAA
- the rsgA gene encoding ribosome small subunit-dependent GTPase A, which translates to MARSTDSWDESDVRIRPSKKGSRPRTKDRPSHDDAVTGRIVTVDRGRYTAVVGEDSGNERVVIAARARELRRNPVVAGDFVSLVGDVSGDPNTLARLVKIQDRKTLLRRSADDTDPVERAVVANADQLVIVVAAANPEPRTGFIDRALVAAYDAGIEPILLVTKADVKDPAELLANYKHLDFPVIISRTADSSASGIDARSDDGLSARLDGEAVAELRGYLGGKVTVMLGHSGVGKSTMVNALTGAERATGGVNAVTGRGRHTSSSALALRLADAPAGSWIIDTPGIRSFGLAHVDPDRILRSFPDLSPGIEDCERGCKHTTNAVNCGLDAWVSGGHAGATGEARLASLRRLLGTDPRMEAQETKELGSVN; encoded by the coding sequence GTGGCGCGGAGCACTGACTCCTGGGACGAGTCGGATGTCCGCATCCGGCCCAGCAAAAAAGGCTCCAGGCCCCGCACGAAGGACCGGCCAAGCCACGACGACGCCGTCACCGGCCGGATCGTCACCGTTGACCGCGGCCGGTACACGGCAGTGGTGGGTGAAGACTCCGGCAACGAGCGCGTTGTCATTGCCGCCCGGGCACGCGAGCTGCGCCGGAACCCCGTGGTGGCCGGTGATTTTGTGTCGCTCGTGGGAGACGTTTCCGGGGACCCGAACACCCTGGCCCGGCTGGTAAAGATCCAGGACCGCAAGACCCTCCTCAGGCGCAGCGCCGACGATACCGATCCAGTGGAACGGGCGGTGGTGGCCAACGCCGACCAGCTGGTGATTGTGGTGGCTGCCGCCAACCCGGAACCGCGCACCGGCTTCATCGACCGCGCCCTGGTGGCTGCGTACGACGCCGGGATCGAGCCCATCCTGCTGGTCACCAAGGCCGATGTCAAGGATCCGGCGGAGCTGTTGGCCAATTACAAGCACCTGGACTTCCCCGTGATCATCAGCCGGACAGCGGATTCCAGCGCTTCGGGCATCGACGCCCGCTCGGATGACGGACTGTCGGCCCGCCTGGACGGCGAAGCGGTGGCGGAACTTCGGGGCTACCTGGGCGGAAAAGTCACGGTGATGCTGGGGCACTCGGGCGTGGGCAAGTCCACCATGGTGAACGCGCTGACCGGGGCCGAGCGTGCCACCGGCGGGGTTAACGCGGTGACGGGCCGGGGCCGCCACACGTCGTCGTCCGCCCTGGCGCTGAGGCTTGCGGATGCACCGGCAGGCAGCTGGATCATCGACACCCCCGGCATCCGCTCATTCGGCCTGGCCCACGTGGACCCGGACCGGATCCTGCGGTCCTTCCCGGACCTCTCCCCCGGCATTGAAGACTGCGAGCGGGGCTGCAAGCACACCACTAACGCCGTGAACTGCGGCCTGGACGCCTGGGTGTCCGGCGGGCATGCCGGAGCCACCGGAGAAGCCCGGCTGGCCTCCCTGCGGCGGCTCCTCGGCACCGACCCCCGGATGGAGGCCCAGGAGACCAAGGAGCTTGGCAGCGTCAACTGA
- the smpB gene encoding SsrA-binding protein SmpB — MPKESGRKVVATNRKARHDYHVLDTYEAGIALMGTEVKSLREGHASMVDGFCTFYNDELWMEAIHIPEYNQGSWTNHAARRRRKLLLHREELNKISHKVRESGYTIVPLQLYFVDGRAKVEIGVARGKREYDKRQTLREQQDNREAQREMRERNRRR; from the coding sequence TTGCCTAAAGAAAGTGGCCGTAAAGTGGTGGCCACCAACCGCAAGGCCCGGCACGACTACCACGTGCTGGACACCTACGAGGCTGGAATCGCGCTGATGGGAACCGAGGTCAAATCCCTGCGCGAAGGCCACGCCTCCATGGTGGACGGATTCTGCACCTTCTACAATGACGAGCTGTGGATGGAAGCCATCCACATCCCTGAGTACAACCAGGGCAGCTGGACCAACCACGCGGCACGGCGCCGCCGGAAGCTGCTGCTGCACCGTGAAGAGCTGAACAAGATTTCCCATAAAGTACGCGAGTCCGGCTACACCATCGTGCCGCTGCAGCTGTACTTCGTGGACGGGCGGGCCAAGGTGGAAATCGGTGTGGCCCGTGGTAAGCGCGAGTACGACAAGCGCCAGACCCTCCGTGAGCAGCAGGACAACCGGGAAGCCCAGCGGGAGATGCGGGAACGTAACCGCCGCCGCTAG
- a CDS encoding aminotransferase class V-fold PLP-dependent enzyme produces MTTATVSPNATAASVAATPGTIFDARHAAAGRPLAAVTGAEIQAPLIHGGHVRYANLDYGASAPALSVVSAYLNEILPFYASVHRGAGYASQISTSVYENARNIVREFVGGRAGDSVIFTRNTTDSLNLLAGCLPATDGRPDGDVLYLDIEHHANLLPWQGVPHRSIVAADTIAGTIEAIRAELKQGGVSLLAVTGASNVTGEILPIRSLAALAHEHGARIVVDAAQLAPHRRVDIAADDVDYLAFSGHKLYAPFGAGVLVGRTDWLDAGTPHLAGGGAVKEARLDGVSWATGPARHEGGSPNVLGAATLARATQVIAGLDQDQWHAHESAIRSFLVEGLQEIDGVTVHQIFKDTNPDTDTIGVVNFSVEGYDAGLVAAYLSAEHGVGLRDGRFCAHPLLKRLGLPSGSLRASFGVGSRLEDAERLLAGIAALRSKGLGWDYVVDAGRWVPANDTRTYPHWAPNTPGTAGAAPCLDD; encoded by the coding sequence GTGACAACTGCCACCGTCTCCCCCAACGCCACTGCTGCTTCTGTTGCTGCCACGCCTGGAACCATTTTTGATGCCCGCCATGCCGCCGCCGGCCGTCCGCTCGCTGCCGTCACCGGCGCCGAAATCCAGGCGCCGCTGATCCACGGCGGCCACGTCCGTTACGCAAACCTTGACTACGGCGCCTCGGCTCCTGCGCTCTCGGTGGTCTCGGCATACCTGAACGAGATCCTTCCGTTCTACGCCAGCGTCCACCGCGGCGCCGGCTACGCGTCCCAGATCAGCACCTCAGTCTACGAAAACGCGCGCAACATTGTCCGTGAGTTCGTGGGCGGCCGCGCCGGTGACTCCGTGATCTTCACCCGGAACACCACCGATTCGCTTAACCTGCTGGCCGGCTGCCTGCCTGCAACGGACGGACGCCCGGACGGCGACGTCCTCTACCTCGACATCGAGCACCACGCCAACCTGCTGCCGTGGCAGGGCGTCCCGCACCGCAGCATCGTTGCCGCCGACACCATCGCCGGCACCATCGAAGCCATCCGGGCGGAGCTGAAGCAGGGCGGCGTGAGCCTGCTCGCCGTCACCGGCGCGTCGAACGTCACCGGCGAGATCCTTCCCATCCGCTCCCTGGCCGCGCTGGCCCACGAACACGGCGCACGGATCGTGGTGGACGCGGCCCAGCTTGCACCGCACCGCCGCGTGGATATTGCAGCGGACGACGTCGACTACCTCGCCTTCTCCGGCCACAAGCTGTACGCACCTTTCGGTGCCGGCGTGCTGGTGGGCCGCACGGACTGGCTCGACGCGGGAACGCCGCACCTTGCCGGCGGCGGCGCCGTCAAGGAAGCAAGGCTCGACGGCGTCAGCTGGGCCACCGGCCCGGCCCGCCATGAGGGCGGCTCACCCAACGTCCTCGGCGCCGCCACGCTGGCCCGCGCCACACAGGTGATCGCCGGGCTGGACCAGGATCAGTGGCACGCCCATGAATCCGCCATCCGTTCCTTCCTGGTGGAAGGCCTGCAGGAAATCGACGGTGTGACCGTCCACCAGATCTTCAAGGACACCAATCCGGATACGGACACCATTGGAGTGGTCAACTTCTCCGTGGAGGGCTACGACGCCGGGCTGGTGGCGGCCTACCTGTCCGCCGAGCACGGCGTGGGCCTGCGCGACGGCCGCTTTTGCGCCCACCCGCTCCTGAAGCGCCTGGGCCTGCCCTCCGGATCCCTCCGTGCCAGCTTTGGCGTCGGCTCCCGCCTGGAGGACGCCGAACGGCTCCTGGCCGGCATTGCGGCTCTGCGCAGCAAGGGGCTGGGCTGGGACTACGTGGTGGACGCCGGGCGCTGGGTTCCCGCAAACGACACACGGACGTACCCGCACTGGGCACCCAACACTCCGGGAACTGCCGGGGCCGCTCCCTGTCTCGACGACTAA
- a CDS encoding class I SAM-dependent methyltransferase: MVRGGPRLDHGRRRELGQSFQDGGRHYQRVRPGYPEESARWLVPAAARDALDAGAGTGKFTELLLGMGLTVTAVDPSADMLEQLRAHYPAATAVQATAEDTGLPAAAFDVVSVAQAWHWCDAPAASTELARVLRPHGTLGLVWNQLDTSVPWVHRLSRIMHAGDVYKPGSRPQVGPEFRDLEGHVTRWQDRVTTTDLVELTKSRSYYLRAGETTRAKVLANLDWYLHDHLGHSLDEELELPYLTLTWRATKA, from the coding sequence GTGGTACGGGGTGGCCCCAGACTTGATCACGGACGGCGCCGGGAGCTCGGCCAGAGCTTCCAGGACGGTGGCCGGCACTACCAGCGGGTCCGCCCGGGCTATCCGGAAGAATCAGCACGCTGGCTGGTCCCCGCCGCGGCCCGCGATGCACTGGACGCCGGTGCCGGCACCGGCAAATTCACCGAACTCCTGCTTGGTATGGGACTGACGGTCACCGCGGTGGACCCTTCTGCGGACATGCTCGAACAGTTACGCGCGCACTATCCCGCGGCCACGGCTGTGCAGGCCACCGCCGAGGACACCGGCCTGCCCGCGGCTGCCTTCGACGTCGTGAGCGTTGCCCAGGCCTGGCACTGGTGTGACGCCCCCGCGGCAAGCACCGAACTTGCGCGCGTCCTGCGTCCGCACGGAACGCTGGGCCTGGTCTGGAACCAGCTGGACACCTCGGTTCCCTGGGTTCACCGGCTTTCCCGGATCATGCATGCCGGAGACGTTTACAAGCCAGGTTCCCGGCCGCAGGTTGGGCCGGAGTTCAGGGACCTTGAGGGCCACGTGACGCGTTGGCAGGACCGCGTCACCACCACCGATCTCGTGGAACTGACGAAGTCGCGGAGCTACTACCTGCGGGCCGGCGAAACTACCCGCGCAAAGGTGCTGGCCAACCTTGACTGGTATCTGCACGACCACCTGGGCCACAGCCTCGATGAAGAGCTGGAACTGCCCTATCTCACGCTTACCTGGCGGGCCACCAAAGCATAG
- a CDS encoding metal-dependent transcriptional regulator: protein MKTSAPSSSIEDYVKVIYSFTEWQDKPITSSQLAQRLGVANSSVSEMVRKLKDQGLVDHQPYSAITLTDQGIRLALSMVRRHRLIETYLVQQLGYSWDEVHDEAELLEHAVSDTFIERVATKLGDPQRDPHGDPIPTAEGTVLMPRAHLMGELDQGHTGRITRISDENPDLLRYLSAEEIDLDAEVEVVGRKPFGGALVVRIRNSGRTRDYDLADEITSALWVHSDHPHPGCLLGDS from the coding sequence GTGAAGACCAGCGCGCCCTCCTCCTCCATCGAGGACTACGTCAAGGTCATCTACTCCTTCACCGAATGGCAGGACAAGCCCATCACGTCCTCCCAGCTGGCCCAGCGCCTCGGGGTGGCCAATTCCTCGGTGTCCGAGATGGTCCGGAAGCTCAAGGACCAGGGCCTGGTGGACCATCAGCCCTACAGCGCCATCACCCTGACGGACCAGGGCATTCGGCTGGCCCTGTCCATGGTGCGGCGCCACCGCCTGATCGAGACCTACCTGGTCCAGCAGCTGGGCTACAGCTGGGACGAGGTCCACGACGAAGCCGAACTCCTGGAGCACGCCGTCTCGGACACGTTCATCGAACGAGTTGCCACCAAGCTTGGCGACCCGCAGCGCGATCCCCACGGTGACCCGATCCCCACAGCCGAAGGCACAGTCCTGATGCCCCGCGCCCACCTGATGGGTGAGCTGGACCAGGGGCACACCGGCAGGATCACCCGCATCAGCGACGAAAACCCGGACCTGCTGCGCTACCTTTCGGCAGAGGAAATCGACCTCGACGCCGAAGTGGAGGTGGTGGGCCGCAAACCGTTCGGCGGAGCCCTGGTGGTGCGGATCCGGAACTCGGGCAGGACCAGGGACTATGACCTGGCCGACGAGATCACCTCCGCCCTGTGGGTGCACAGCGACCATCCCCACCCGGGCTGCCTGCTCGGGGACAGCTGA
- the hisN gene encoding histidinol-phosphatase, translating to MIQPASSYNDDLRLAHVLADSVDDQTMGRFKALDLQVETKPDLTPVTDADKAAEEAIRGQLSRSRPRDAVLGEEFGSTGHGSRRWIIDPIDGTKNFVRGVPVWATLIALVDEGEPVVGVVSAPALGKRWWAAKGMGAYMGRSLAAATRLRVSNVSKLSDASLSYSSLGGWKERGNLDNFLGLTEDVWRTRAYGDFWSYCMVAEGSVDIACEPELNLYDMAALVPIVVEAGGRFTSLEGEDGPFGGNALATNSILHSEVLRRLNPDLDDLL from the coding sequence ATGATCCAACCCGCTTCAAGCTACAACGATGACCTGCGCCTGGCCCATGTCCTGGCCGACTCGGTGGATGACCAGACCATGGGCCGCTTCAAGGCCCTGGACCTCCAGGTGGAGACCAAGCCTGACCTGACGCCGGTTACCGACGCGGACAAGGCTGCCGAAGAAGCCATTCGCGGCCAGCTTTCCCGTTCCCGCCCGCGCGACGCCGTGCTGGGCGAGGAGTTCGGCAGTACCGGCCACGGGTCGCGGCGCTGGATTATCGATCCCATCGACGGCACCAAGAACTTTGTCCGCGGCGTCCCGGTCTGGGCCACCCTGATCGCGCTGGTGGACGAAGGCGAGCCGGTGGTGGGTGTGGTCAGTGCACCCGCCCTGGGCAAGCGCTGGTGGGCGGCCAAGGGCATGGGGGCCTACATGGGCCGTTCCCTCGCCGCGGCCACGCGGCTGCGGGTGTCCAACGTCTCCAAGCTCTCCGACGCCTCCCTTTCCTATTCCAGCCTGGGCGGCTGGAAGGAACGCGGCAATCTTGACAACTTTCTGGGCCTCACCGAGGACGTGTGGCGGACCCGGGCGTACGGCGACTTCTGGTCCTACTGCATGGTGGCCGAAGGCTCAGTGGACATCGCCTGCGAACCTGAACTGAACCTTTATGACATGGCTGCCCTGGTGCCGATCGTGGTGGAAGCAGGAGGGCGCTTCACGTCCTTGGAAGGCGAGGACGGGCCCTTTGGCGGCAATGCGCTGGCCACCAACTCCATCCTGCACTCCGAGGTGCTCCGCAGGTTGAATCCGGACCTGGACGACCTCCTTTAA